The DNA window CGTGTCGATCGCAACATCGGCTGACAGCGTCTCGAGTGCGGTGTCAATGCCCTGTTCGAGCGCGTCGAGGCGCGCCAGTTCAGCCGCAAGCGTCTCGTGTGGCGTCATGTCTCTTGGAGTCATTATCAGAACCTCTCGAGAAGTCTCAGAACGACTGTTGCATCCGGGTCGTGTCGGTGTCGTGTGGGCTGTCGCCGCGGTCGCTGTATCGCGGTCGTCCCACGGCATCGCGCCGGACACCGTTGAAGATCGCCAGCTCGAGGTCATCCCGGCTTTCGTAGGTTTCGTGGCCGGAGGTCTCGAGCACCGTCTGGAGTGGATCGGATTCGTGTGGATAGACGATTTCGACGTCTGCATACCGCTCGAGCACGTCCGCCGTCGTCATCGGGAACGTTGCGTCCTCGAATAACTGGGTGATTTCTCCGACGGCAAGCGAGTGTCGCGCATCGGCATTGTCGGTGTGATTCATCGTCCCCCTCCTACTGGCATCCACGACATAGTAGTGGAGCCTGCAGATGACGACCGCCTGCCCGCGTGCAGTTATCCGCCCAATCACTCACTGTCAAAACACAGTTCGACGCGGAAACAATCAGGCGAACACCTACCTATAGGTTAACTGCCACGCTAGCCTCATCAATGACCCACATCGACCGACTCACCGTCTATCCCGTGAAGGGACTCGACGGTATCGACTGCGAGCACACGTCGATACTCGAGGGTGGCACGCTCGAGTACGACAGAGAGTTCGCCCTGTTCGATGCGGACGGCGACGTTGTCAACGGCAAGCGAACCGACCGAATTCACGACCTCGAGACTGGATTCGATCCTGAGACGACAACGCTTACTGTCGCACCTCCCGACGGCGACAGCCTCGCGTTCGACCTCGAGTCAGCGTCCGGCCGCGAACGCGCTGCCGACTGGTTCGGCGACTTCTTCGATCTCGAGGTCACGCTCGAGCGCGACCGTTCGCTCGGTTATGTGGATCGCCGTGAGATGGGACCGTCGGTGATCAGTACGGCCACGCTCCGCGAAGTCGCCTCCTGGTTCGACGACGCGGACCTCACCGTCGACAGCGTTCGGCGACGGATGCGAGCGAATGTCGAAGTCGGCGGCGTCGAGCCGTTCTGGGAGGACCGGTTTGTCGGCGACGACGCGCCCGCGTTCGAGGTCGACGGCATTTGTTTCGAGGGCGTCACACCCTGCGGGCGCTGTGTCGTCCCCCAACGCGACCCCGACACGGGCGAGACACTCGAGGGCTTCAGAGAGCGCTTTATCGAGCGCCGCGAGGCGACGTTCCCCGAATGGGCCGACGAGGCGGCGTTCGACCACTACTACACGCTGATGGTCATCATGCAGATTCCGGAGACAGACCGCGGTGACGACCTCGCAGTCGGCGATTCGATCACGATTCCACCGGCGTAGCGCCCTCAAGCGTGTTCGACGACGACCACTCGCAGCATGTGCGGTGACGGAAAACACTACCACCACCAACAGCGTAGTGACACCATGGCTACGCCACCGCTGATCACCCTTTCTGGACCGCCCGCGGCCGGAACGTCGACGTGTTCGGAACTGCTCTCGATGGCGTTTGGCTACGAAGTACTCAATGGTGGCGACAGTTTCAGAGCGCTCGCCGCCGAACGCAACCTGTCTGTTGCGGAGTTTACCGCCGTCGCCGAATCAGACCCCGATATCGACCGCGAACTGGATCGTCGACTCGAGGCCGCCATCGACGCCCACCTCGCTGGCGAGCGCGACCCGACTGGCGAAGGGCTGCTCGTCGAATCCCGGCTTGCAGGGTGGCACGCCGATGGCCGCGCAACGCTGTCGGTGTGGCTCGATGCGCCGCTCGAGGTGCGTGCGGATCGACTCGGTGATCGAGACGAGGCGCCCGCGGAACTCCGCGAACGCGAGCAAAGCGACGCCGAACGCTACCGGGAGTACTACGATATCGATATCACGGATCTGTCGCCCTACGACCTCGTGATCGACACGGAAACGCTCTCGGCGGATGCAACGTTTCAGGTGGTGAAGACAGCAATCGACGACGTCAGCGGCGTCGAGCACACGTTCCGAGAACTGTGACGGCGTTACGGGCGCGTCGTTCCCATGTTGCCCGCGACCATCGACGCGAAGTTTTCGACCACTCGTGCCGCGGTCACGTCCTCGAAACCGTACTCGTCTTCGGTCCAGCCGAAATCGGCCTCGAGTCGCTCTCGAAGCTCGGACGTAAACTCGGGATGAAACTGCACGGTCCACAGCGGCGCATCGCGGTGGCGAGTGGCGAAGGCGTGGTAGTAGTCGCTCGAGGCGATAACCTCCATTCCGTCGCCGACCTCAGTAACGAC is part of the Natronolimnobius sp. AArcel1 genome and encodes:
- a CDS encoding MOSC domain-containing protein, with protein sequence MTHIDRLTVYPVKGLDGIDCEHTSILEGGTLEYDREFALFDADGDVVNGKRTDRIHDLETGFDPETTTLTVAPPDGDSLAFDLESASGRERAADWFGDFFDLEVTLERDRSLGYVDRREMGPSVISTATLREVASWFDDADLTVDSVRRRMRANVEVGGVEPFWEDRFVGDDAPAFEVDGICFEGVTPCGRCVVPQRDPDTGETLEGFRERFIERREATFPEWADEAAFDHYYTLMVIMQIPETDRGDDLAVGDSITIPPA
- the cmk gene encoding (d)CMP kinase; translated protein: MATPPLITLSGPPAAGTSTCSELLSMAFGYEVLNGGDSFRALAAERNLSVAEFTAVAESDPDIDRELDRRLEAAIDAHLAGERDPTGEGLLVESRLAGWHADGRATLSVWLDAPLEVRADRLGDRDEAPAELREREQSDAERYREYYDIDITDLSPYDLVIDTETLSADATFQVVKTAIDDVSGVEHTFREL